ATGCGCCGCCCGGACTGCAGATACGCGGCGATGTTCGGCCGCTCGATCACTGCGTCGTGCAAGGCGGCGAGCCGCGGGTAGTGTTCGCCGAAACGCTTGAGCGCGCGCGGAAACGCGTACAGCAAGCCGTCGATCAGCTGGAACATCGACAGGTCGACATAGGTGAGCGCGTCGCCCACCATGAACTGATCGCCGGCCGGATTCTGCTTGAGCACGCGCTCGAAGTACGACATGAACTTCGGAATGCGGTTGTCGATGAAGTCGTGCGCGCGTTTTTTCGCGGCCTCTTTCTGGTCTTCGTAGTAAAGCGCGCTGGCGAGCGGATGGTGGGTGTCGTGCGCCTCGGTGACGACGTCGGCGATGGTCAGTTGCAGGCCGTTG
The nucleotide sequence above comes from Paraburkholderia sp. FT54. Encoded proteins:
- a CDS encoding glutathione S-transferase → MSLELYYWDGLQGRGEFVRLALEEAGADYVEVARGEQSDGLGTKAMMSVMKSKDEPYPPFAPPFLKDGELVIAQTANILFYLGPRLNLAPMVESLRYVANGLQLTIADVVTEAHDTHHPLASALYYEDQKEAAKKRAHDFIDNRIPKFMSYFERVLKQNPAGDQFMVGDALTYVDLSMFQLIDGLLYAFPRALKRFGEHYPRLAALHDAVIERPNIAAYLQSGRRIEHNEACIFRHYPELDKAAT